In Humulus lupulus chromosome 7, drHumLupu1.1, whole genome shotgun sequence, the following are encoded in one genomic region:
- the LOC133790377 gene encoding putative disease resistance protein At1g50180 produces MAEAVVSPVIERLGDLLLNEAKFLSGVKVQVKDAHTKLLWMRAFLKDADAHLRDGDERVRLWVVQVRDTSYDLEDVIETYVLKVVSKRNGRGVISVLKRSACIFRKGIDVHKIGAEIEKISSSISTLTSSLQTYGIRELRVKEFGETSSNNIQPQRDLRRAYSHVVENVVVGFDKDIEELVARLIGKENPRSHRVISICGMGGLGKTTLAREVYHHPQVRAHFDCFAWASISQQCVVREVWEGILFGLTSPTQAERNEIKSMGNGEIAKKLYNLQKQRKCLLLLDDIWTTSTWDGLKAAFPQDETDSKILLTTRIKNVAFHVDQNGFIHEPRCLNEKESWELFQKKTSCFGKDPTNSKDNERMGVLGREMLSHCSGLPLAIIVLSGLLSTKHTVNEWEEIKRNVMRYITKGREHDDSKYSGVSSVLGLSYDELPFYLKSCFLYLARYPEDATIQVKELCLMLVAEGFIPSRGASTDSIEDVAYDCLSELVERSMIQVEEWGLTRKMKSFRIHDLMRDMCLSKARDENFLQFNDLRNRGKEPLKSVSTDVRRVAIYFDNDGVDDFLSFVDNINQALRCFIIRLEEPNKVLRPVINSFLMLRVLNVSSAGILKLPKEIGKLIHLRLFSTTFVENIPSSIGNLRCLQTLRVKSYKIKVPNVMWKLEQLRHLSLPYYYSISAFSKRLRLPNLRNLQTLRDVQMKYLNDIWEKYKDGQWWREMNIGKRNRR; encoded by the exons atggcAGAGGCTGTTGTTTCCCCTGTGATTGAAAGACTTGGAGACTTGCTACTGAATGAAGCTAAGTTCTTGTCTGGAGTCAAAGTCCAAGTCAAGGATGCACACACCAAGCTGCTATGGATGCGCGCTTTCTTAAAGGATGCAGATGCTCATCTAAGAGATGGCGATGAGAGAGTGCGTCTTTGGGTTGTCCAAGTCAGAGATACTTCTTATGACTTGGAGGATGTTATTGAAACTTATGTCTTGAAAGTGGTTTCCAAGAGGAACGGGAGAGGTGTCATTAGTGTACTGAAAAGGTCTGCTTGCATCTTCAGGAAAGGAATTGATGTCCATAAAATTGGAGCAGAGATTGAGAAGATCTCATCAAGCATTTCTACTTTGACTTCATCTCTACAAACATATGGCATAAGAGAATTAAGGGTCAAGGAATTTGGTGAAACTTCATCAAACAACATCCAACCGCAAAGAGACTTGAGGAGAGCTTATTCTCATGTTGTGGAGAATGTTGTTGTTGGATTCGACAAAGACATCGAAGAATTGGTAGCTCGTTTGATTGGGAAAGAGAATCCTCGTAGCCATAGAGTGATCTCTATATGTGGGATGGGTGGTTTGGGAAAGACTACCCTCGCAAGAGAAGTCTATCATCATCCCCAAGTCAGAGCTCACTTTGATTGTTTTGCTTGGGCATCAATATCTCAACAATGTGTAGTGCGAGAAGTATGGGAAGGAATTTTATTTGGTTTGACTTCTCCAACACAAGCAGAAAGGAATGAAATTAAAAGCATGGGGAATGGTGAGATAGCAAAAAAGCTTTACAACCttcaaaaacaaagaaaatgTTTGTTACTCCTCGATGACATTTGGACCACTTCCACCTGGGATGGTCTGAAAGCTGCATTCCCTCAAGACGAAACCGATAGCAAGATTTTACTCACAACTCGAATAAAGAACGTAGCTTTTCATGTTGATCAGAATGGTTTCATCCATGAACCTCGGTGTCTAAACGAGAAGGAGAGCTGGGAGCTGTTTCAGAAAAAAACTTCATGTTTTGGAAAGGATCCAACAA ACTCAAAAGATAATGAAAGAATGGGCGTACTGGGGCGAGAGATGCTCAGTCATTGTTCTGGTTTGCCATTGGCCATCATCGTACTCAGTGGGCTTCTATCTACAAAACACACAGTTAACGAGTGGGAGGAGATTAAAAGAAATGTAATGAGATACATAACTAAAGGTAGAGAACATGATGACTCGAAATACTCTGGTGTTTCATCGGTGTTAGGTTTGAGCTACGATGAATTGCCATTTTACTTGAAGTCTTGTTTTCTTTATCTGGCTCGTTACCCCGAGGATGCCACCATACAAGTAAAAGAATTATGTCTTATGCTCGTAGCAGAAGGTTTTATACCTTCAAGAGGAGCTTCAACTGATTCCATCGAGGATGTGGCATATGATTGCTTAAGTGAGTTGGTGGAAAGAAGCATGATTCAGGTAGAAGAGTGGGGTTTGACAAGAAAAATGAAATCATTTCGTATTCATGATCTCATGCGAGATATGTGCTTGTCTAAAGCTCGAGATGAAAACTTTCTACAATTTAATGATTTAAGGAATAGAGGGAAGGAGCCACTAAAATCTGTATCTACAGACGTTAGAAGAGTTGCCATTTATTTTGATAATGATGGTGTTGAtgattttctttcttttgttgATAATATAAATCAGGCTCTTAGGTGTTTTATCATAAGATTGGAAGAGCCCAATAAAGTATTGAGACCTGTGATCAATAGCTTTCTCATGCTTAGAGTTTTAAATGTAAGTTCTGCAGGTATACTGAAGTTGCCTAAAGAAATTGGAAAGCTTATTCACCTAAGGTTGTTTAGCACTACCTTTGTGGAAAATATCCCATCCTCCATTGGTAATTTGAGATGTCTACAGACTTTACGGGTAAAATCATACAAAATCAAAGTACCAAATGTAATGTGGAAGTTGGAACAATTGAGGCACTTATCCTTACCCTATTATTATAGTATCTCAGCCTTTAGTAAAAGATTGAGGTTACCTAATCTTAGAAATTTGCAAACATTGAGAGATGTTCAAATGAAGTACCTAAATGACATATGGGAGAAATACAAGGATGGACAGTGGTGGAGAGAGATGAATATTGGCAAGAGAAATAGAAGATGA
- the LOC133790378 gene encoding uncharacterized protein LOC133790378, with amino-acid sequence MEKFLVPVEPSNEVPKPVRRQQWSRNLVELNGRFDPKYRHSVSDLLIQSYSEVGAFPHLYHHLDGVPCLTHINRVANAGYIHGQALIKKEGISALDFDNKGIYLVSVTKSGCLAVHDFETLYSQSKQSSECVEDEAKLVLHLNRQQQQLDFVRWNLANQDEVVCSSMKSNELLVFDVGYISSEPAQVLKLRPTLSLHNLNLHKGLSDIASNAGDSRLFASDTHGVVNVWDRRLGLFPCLELTTNSRSAINSIQLNLENQIIYGANKDGVIYMWDLRGGRPASAFRSHKEICHSPFTSLKLSSVIMKIGLLKAQSDIVAKEIHSINIDPSCPHQLAFHLDDGWSGVLDTFNFDVTHIHCPPPAWLNESNLADPSCLRKPSWLPTNSIYVVGSSSDNGIYLLDFYPDHSSPSHVDFKEDEEKASGIFKQNRFVPLSEPVTSCAVHPLNGSIIAGTKYSSLLMVSQKQQPC; translated from the exons ATGGAGAAATTTCTAGTTCCAGTGGAACCCTCGAATGAAGTCCCCAAACCAGTGAGGAg GCAACAATGGAGTCGGAATCTCGTCGAATTGAACGGTAGGTTCGATCCAAAATACCGACATTCAGTGTCCGATTTACTCATTCAATCTTACTCAGAG GTTGGGGCTTTTCCTCATTTGTATCACCACCTCGATGGTGTTCCTTGTCTCACTCAT ATAAACCGAGTAGCTAATGCTGGGTATATTCACGGTCAAGCGCTCATTAAAAA GGAGGGAATTTCAGCTTTGGATTTTGACAACAAG GGAATATATTTGGTATCTGTAACAAAATCAGGGTGCTTAGCAGTGCATGATTTTGAGACTCTTTATAGCCAAAGTAAGCAATCCTCGGAAT GTGTGGAGGACGAAGCGAAACTCGTGCTGCACCTTAATAGACAACAACAGCAACTTGACTTTGTCCGGTGGAACCTTGCCAACCAAGATGAG GTGGTTTGCAGTTCCATGAAAAGTAACGAGTTGCTCGTATTTGATGTTGGTTATATCTCTTCTGAACCAGCCCAA GTATTAAAACTAAGACCTACTCTTTCTCTCCACAATTTAAATCTTCATAAAGGTCTTTCGGATATTGCTTCTAATGCTGGGGATTCCAG GTTGTTTGCATCAGATACACATGGTGTAGTCAACGTATGGGACCGAAGGCTTGGTTTATTTCCATGTCTTGAACTTACTACTAATTCTCGCAGTGCCATTAATAGTATTCAATTAAATCTGGAAAACCAG ATTATCTATGGAGCCAATAAGGATGGGGTTATTTACATGTGGGATCTTCGTGGAGGAAGACCAGCATCTGCTTTCCGTAGTCATAAAGAA ATTTGTCATTCTCCCTTCACATCATTAAAGTTATCATCAGTCATAATGAAAATTGGACTTCTGAAG GCCCAGTCTGATATAGTTGCAAAAGAGATACACTCTATTAATATCGATCCATCTTGCCCACACCAACTAGCATTTCACCTTGATGATGGTTG GTCTGGTGTTTTGGACACCTTTAATTTTGATGTTACACATATTCATTGCCCTCCTCCAGCTTGGTT AAATGAATCAAATTTGGCTGATCCATCTTGTTTGCGAAAACCATCATGGCTACCTACAAATTCT ATCTACGTAGTTGGATCATCCTCTGACAATGGCATTTATTTACTAGATTTCTACCCAGACCACAGTTCTCCCAGTCATGTGGACTTTAA GGAGGATGAGGAGAAAGCATCTGGAATCTTCAAACAAAACCGGTTTGTTCCATTGTCGGAACCTGTCACTTCATGCGCTGTTCATCCTCTTAATGGCTCCATCATAGCGGGAACAAAG TATTCGTCTCTGCTCATGGTTTCCCAAAAACAACAGCCATGTTGA
- the LOC133790381 gene encoding histone H3.2 — protein sequence MARTKQTARKSTGGKAPRKQLATKAARKSAPATGGVKKPHRFRPGTVALREIRKYQKSTELLIRKLPFQRLVREIAQDFKTDLRFQSSAVSALQEAAEAYLVGLFEDTNLCAIHAKRVTIMPKDIQLARRIRGERA from the coding sequence ATGGCTCGTACCAAGCAAACTGCTCGCAAGTCGACCGGAGGCAAGGCTCCAAGGAAGCAACTGGCAACCAAGGCCGCAAGGAAGTCTGCGCCGGCCACCGGTGGTGTGAAGAAGCCCCATCGCTTCAGGCCCGGAACTGTGGCTCTGAGGGAGATCAGGAAGTATCAGAAGAGCACTGAGCTTCTGATCAGGAAGTTGCCTTTCCAGAGGCTTGTGAGGGAGATCGCTCAGGACTTCAAGACTGATCTTCGCTTCCAGAGCAGCGCCGTCTCGGCTCTTCAGGAGGCGGCCGAGGCCTACTTGGTTGGACTCTTCGAGGACACCAACCTCTGCGCCATTCATGCCAAGAGGGTTACCATCATGCCCAAAGATATTCAGCTTGCTCGAAGAATCAGGGGCGAGAGAGCTTAA